One Turneriella parva DSM 21527 genomic region harbors:
- a CDS encoding LexA family protein: MKKLHPTQKQLLKLLTKLSGEGYTIRELQESLELSTPSLVFFHLQQLEKKGYIERNPMNPADYRVRQPPEESGLFLVNLYGLARCGPSGTLLSGDVEERIELPPQFMHVHLKSPFFVRAHGDSMEPRIHDGDLVLFETAAEVPDGSVVACSDNGRAYIKRLVRSGKKILLYSLNAKYEPFAADPASFRVEGLAQAVIGRL, encoded by the coding sequence ATGAAAAAACTACATCCCACCCAAAAACAATTGCTCAAGCTACTGACCAAGCTGTCAGGCGAAGGGTATACAATCCGCGAGCTGCAAGAGAGTCTTGAACTCTCGACGCCGAGCCTTGTCTTCTTTCATCTGCAGCAGCTTGAAAAAAAGGGATATATCGAACGCAACCCGATGAACCCGGCCGACTACCGGGTGAGGCAGCCGCCCGAAGAGTCGGGCCTCTTTCTGGTCAATCTCTATGGCCTCGCGCGCTGCGGGCCATCGGGCACGTTGCTTTCGGGTGACGTTGAAGAGCGCATCGAGCTACCACCGCAGTTCATGCATGTACACCTGAAATCCCCCTTTTTTGTGCGTGCCCACGGCGACTCGATGGAGCCCCGCATACACGACGGTGATCTGGTGCTGTTCGAAACGGCAGCCGAGGTACCCGACGGCAGCGTCGTCGCCTGCTCAGACAATGGCCGTGCCTACATTAAACGTTTGGTCAGGTCAGGCAAAAAAATTCTTCTTTATTCACTGAACGCCAAATACGAGCCCTTTGCCGCCGACCCGGCGAGCTTTCGCGTCGAGGGTCTGGCCCAGGCGGTTATCGGGCGCCTGTAA
- a CDS encoding SH3 domain-containing protein, producing MKTLTKLTVLLLLAATAVAAGPIRYATTALKVRSTPGTDGDLVTVLKPGTPVEVVGEEGEEVTISGAKGKWLQIRHSSDSHTQFYAFGGFLSQTDPLADTLTRTEAVFLEDLACKGKKGKLGCKLKKQPPAMIADRAQRLCRLKGGHLFTESDFHKHSTRFTDEGFQLEVLVVRQAGDVGMTRCYYEEFEASLICLSVHPFSTQVETSGALCVKD from the coding sequence ATGAAAACTTTAACTAAGCTGACGGTACTTCTGCTCCTGGCTGCTACGGCGGTGGCAGCGGGACCCATAAGGTATGCTACGACAGCGCTGAAGGTACGATCAACGCCCGGTACTGATGGAGACCTCGTCACGGTGCTTAAACCCGGAACACCGGTTGAGGTGGTGGGCGAAGAGGGTGAAGAGGTGACGATTTCAGGCGCAAAGGGTAAATGGCTGCAGATTCGCCACAGCAGCGATAGCCACACGCAGTTCTATGCGTTTGGCGGATTTCTGAGCCAAACCGATCCTTTGGCCGATACGCTTACCAGGACTGAGGCGGTTTTTCTCGAAGACCTGGCCTGCAAGGGCAAAAAAGGAAAATTGGGGTGCAAACTCAAGAAACAGCCTCCAGCTATGATCGCCGACCGCGCGCAGAGGCTTTGTCGCCTCAAAGGGGGGCATCTGTTCACCGAAAGCGATTTTCACAAACATTCGACCAGATTTACGGATGAGGGGTTTCAACTGGAGGTCTTGGTCGTCCGTCAAGCTGGTGACGTGGGCATGACACGGTGCTATTATGAAGAGTTTGAGGCCTCGCTTATTTGTCTGTCGGTGCATCCATTTTCTACCCAGGTTGAAACTTCGGGTGCGCTCTGCGTCAAAGACTGA
- a CDS encoding DUF5018 domain-containing protein, which translates to MKKINPPTTRLRGGLIMTILMLAIGCAAPDSGANQGQPAGSNTTPSTSSAKTITHFSFPTIPATGQISGTDISVQVPTGTAINNLRAVVLIDGTSLTVGGTQQTSGVTANDFSTAVTYTVHAQDNSTATYTVTVTTSSSLKAITYFSFPNLGGVSTISGNNITISLPYGTNRSNLVPVFTHNGSGIAIGATIQVSNVTANDFSSPVIYRVTAQDASFQDYTVTVNADNPTKEILSYGFGSYVGRLSGNTITIDVPFGTNVINVTPIFQHNGISIKINSVAQVSNSTQVDLSTPKVYTVTAQDGTTRDFTVTANVGLNTSKEITSYSIPSLNAVGIISGNNIAVNVPHGTNVSNLIAVFSRTGSSVAVGATNQVSGTTANNFTAPVVYTVTATDASTQNYTVTVNVAAVDDKSIELFTFTAAGATGTVSGTQIAATVPYGTNVSNLIATFSTTGMVVKVNGVTQTSGVTPNNFIQPVVYTIEAADGTLYSYTVTLTVAAPNSTASIAYFTFASTSDFGLFNGTNIAVRVPNGTDLTNLVAIFRINGQIVRVNGNPQFSDVTANNFSAPVIYAVQAQDGTVVNYTVTVTTVAYDVFAPKITSVTATPSSTSTYPAVVTVKIYYTETGSGFQYGTFQLCSPTRISAGTGGTTITNGVVTNQGTYFEGTVTLQNYHETGVWKVCTINMQDAAGNSIMLYTANAVSTTNYVRQVTGSMIDSGVAIGGSINVTGTTHDITPPQITSVTATPSSTSTYPAVVTVRIYYTETGSGFQYGTFQLCSPTRISAGTGGTTITNGVVTNQGTYFEGTVTLQNYHETGVWKVCTINMQDAAGNSIMLYTANAVSTTNYVKQVTGSMIDSGVAISPGVNKQ; encoded by the coding sequence ATGAAAAAGATCAATCCACCCACCACACGCCTGCGAGGCGGGCTAATCATGACCATATTGATGCTGGCGATTGGCTGCGCCGCGCCTGATTCAGGCGCCAATCAGGGCCAGCCGGCCGGTTCAAACACGACGCCGAGTACGTCTTCTGCCAAAACAATCACCCATTTTTCTTTTCCGACCATACCGGCCACGGGACAGATCAGCGGCACCGATATTTCGGTACAAGTGCCCACCGGAACCGCGATCAATAATCTCAGAGCAGTCGTTCTCATTGATGGTACGTCGCTGACAGTCGGCGGCACCCAACAGACCAGCGGGGTCACAGCCAACGATTTTTCCACCGCCGTAACATACACGGTCCATGCACAAGATAATTCGACCGCGACCTATACCGTCACTGTAACGACAAGTTCAAGCCTAAAGGCAATCACCTACTTCAGTTTTCCAAACCTGGGCGGGGTTTCGACTATCAGCGGTAACAATATCACGATATCGCTGCCCTATGGCACAAACCGCAGCAATCTCGTGCCAGTCTTTACGCACAACGGCAGCGGCATCGCCATCGGGGCAACGATTCAGGTGAGTAACGTCACCGCCAATGACTTCTCTTCACCGGTCATCTATCGGGTCACAGCGCAGGACGCGAGTTTTCAGGACTATACGGTAACCGTGAACGCGGATAATCCCACAAAAGAAATCTTATCTTACGGATTCGGCAGTTATGTGGGGCGTTTATCAGGGAACACGATCACCATCGATGTGCCTTTCGGCACCAACGTAATCAATGTGACGCCGATATTCCAGCATAACGGTATTTCCATTAAGATCAACAGCGTGGCGCAGGTCAGCAACTCGACTCAGGTTGATCTCAGCACACCCAAAGTTTACACCGTGACGGCACAGGACGGCACTACGCGCGACTTCACAGTAACGGCGAACGTGGGGCTCAATACTTCAAAAGAGATCACGAGCTATTCGATACCATCACTCAATGCAGTGGGAATTATCTCGGGTAACAACATAGCAGTCAACGTGCCGCACGGCACCAATGTCTCAAACCTTATCGCCGTCTTTTCGCGAACAGGAAGCAGCGTCGCTGTCGGAGCGACCAACCAGGTGAGCGGTACTACAGCAAACAACTTTACCGCCCCGGTCGTCTACACCGTGACTGCCACAGACGCATCGACGCAGAACTACACGGTCACCGTAAACGTTGCAGCTGTGGACGACAAATCGATTGAATTGTTTACGTTTACCGCCGCGGGTGCAACAGGAACCGTGAGCGGAACGCAGATTGCTGCAACGGTACCATACGGAACCAACGTCTCAAATCTTATCGCAACCTTTTCGACCACCGGCATGGTTGTCAAAGTCAATGGTGTGACGCAGACGAGCGGTGTCACCCCCAACAACTTCATTCAGCCGGTCGTCTACACGATCGAGGCTGCCGACGGTACGCTCTACAGTTATACCGTCACCCTCACCGTCGCGGCACCCAATTCGACGGCAAGTATTGCCTACTTTACGTTTGCGAGCACATCGGACTTCGGCCTATTCAATGGTACGAATATCGCCGTGCGGGTACCAAATGGCACCGACCTGACAAACCTCGTCGCGATTTTCAGAATCAATGGCCAGATTGTGCGGGTGAACGGCAACCCGCAATTCAGCGATGTCACCGCCAACAACTTCTCGGCACCAGTGATCTACGCTGTTCAGGCACAGGATGGCACTGTGGTCAATTACACCGTCACGGTGACGACCGTGGCTTATGATGTATTTGCGCCCAAGATCACCTCGGTCACGGCAACGCCATCCTCAACGAGCACCTACCCTGCCGTCGTCACGGTAAAGATTTATTACACGGAGACCGGGTCGGGATTCCAGTATGGCACCTTTCAGCTCTGTAGCCCGACGCGGATCAGCGCGGGCACCGGCGGAACAACAATCACGAACGGGGTTGTAACAAACCAGGGAACGTATTTCGAGGGTACCGTGACACTCCAGAATTACCACGAAACGGGGGTCTGGAAAGTGTGTACCATAAACATGCAGGATGCGGCAGGGAATTCAATCATGCTATATACGGCCAATGCCGTGAGCACCACCAACTATGTGAGACAGGTTACCGGAAGCATGATCGATTCAGGTGTTGCCATTGGCGGGAGCATCAATGTCACAGGCACAACGCATGACATCACGCCGCCGCAGATCACATCGGTGACGGCAACGCCATCCTCAACGAGCACCTACCCAGCCGTCGTCACGGTAAGGATTTATTACACGGAGACCGGGTCGGGATTCCAGTATGGCACCTTTCAGCTCTGTAGCCCGACGCGGATCAGCGCGGGCACCGGCGGAACAACAATCACGAACGGGGTTGTAACAAACCAGGGAACGTATTTCGAGGGTACCGTGACACTCCAGAATTACCACGAAACGGGGGTCTGGAAAGTGTGTACCATAAACATGCAGGATGCGGCAGGGAATTCAATCATGCTATATACGGCCAATGCCGTGAGCACCACCAACTATGTGAAACAGGTTACCGGAAGCATGATTGATTCAGGTGTTGCCATCAGCCCCGGCGTGAACAAGCAGTAG